In Primulina eburnea isolate SZY01 chromosome 3, ASM2296580v1, whole genome shotgun sequence, one DNA window encodes the following:
- the LOC140827887 gene encoding ATP sulfurylase 1, chloroplastic-like, whose amino-acid sequence MAAMASLYLKTSTPYPHSSPKLPKTHFASPLTFQLQPRPALRTRVPIRMSASLIEPDGGGLVELFVREAEKDSKLKQALGLPKLRLSKIDLQWVHVLSEGWASPLKGFMRESEFLQALHFNSLRLENGSFVNMSVPIVLAIDDGQKSRVGSSTSVALVDENDEIVAILNDIEIYKHNKEERIARTWGTTAPGLPYVEETITRAGNWLIGGDLEVLNPVKYNDGLDRFRLSPAQLREEFERRNADAVFAFQLRNPVHNGHALLMTDTRRRLLEMGFKNPVLLLHPLGGYTKADDVPLDWRMRQHEKVLEDGVLDPETTVVSIFPSPMHYAGPTEVQWHAKARINAGANFYIVGRDPAGMGHPLEKRDLYDPDHGKKVLSMAPGLERLNILPFKVAAYDKTQSKMAFFEPSRAQDFLFISGTKMRTLAKNRENPPDGFMCPGGWKVLVEYYESLAPTESDSLPQPVPA is encoded by the exons ATGGCCGCCATGGCTTCTCTTTACCTCAAGACTTCCACGCCCTACCCTCATTCTTCCCCGAAATTACCGAAAACCCATTTCGCCTCACCACTCACATTCCAACTCCAGCCCCGACCCGCTTTGAGAACTCGAGTCCCGATCCGGATGTCTGCTTCCCTAATCGAACCGGACGGCGGGGGGCTAGTGGAGCTATTCGTCCGTGAAGCGGAGAAAGATTCGAAATTGAAGCAGGCGTTGGGCTTGCCGAAGCTCAGGCTCTCGAAGATCGACCTCCAATGGGTTCACGTGCTGAGCGAAGGCTGGGCGAGCCCGTTGAAGGGATTCATGAGAGAGTCGGAGTTCCTCCAAGCCCTTCATTTCAACTCGCTCCGGCTCGAAAACGGGTCGTTCGTCAACATGTCGGTGCCGATCGTGCTCGCCATTGACGACGGGCAGAAGAGCCGGGTCGGGTCGTCCACCAGCGTGGCGCTTGTCGATGAGAATGATGAAATTGTCGCTATTTTGAACGA CATTGAGATTTACAAGCACAATAAAGAAGAAAGAATTGCACGAACATGGGGAACGACTGCTCCCGGTCTCCCCTACGTTGAGGAAACTATCACACGCGCTGGGAACTGGCTCATTGGTGGTGATTTGGAGGTTCTAAATCCCGTCAAGTACAATGATGGCCTTGATCGCTTCCGCCTCTCCCCAGCACAGCTACGAGAAGAATTTGAGAGGCGTAATGCCGATGCGGTTTTTGCTTTTCAGCTTAGAAATCCAGTGCACAATGGTCATGCTCTATTGATGACTGACACCAGACGCCGCCTTCTTGAGATGGGGTTTAAGAATCCTGTCCTTTTGCTTCATCCATTGGGAGGGTATACGAAAGCAGATGATGTCCCACTTGATTGGCGAATGAGGCAGCATGAAAAG GTGCTTGAAGATGGTGTTCTTGATCCAGAGACTACGGTTGTGTCTATTTTCCCATCGCCAATGCACTATGCTGGCCCAACTGAGGTTCAATGGCACGCCAAGGCTCGGATTAATGCAGGCGCAAACTTCTACATAGTGGGTCGAGATCCAGCTGGAATGGGCCATCCACTCGAGAAAAGAGATTTATACGATCCTGATCATGGCAAGAAAGTATTGAGCATGGCTCCTGGATTGGAGAGGTTAAACATTTTGCCATTCAAG GTTGCTGCATATGACAAGACTCAAAGTAAAATGGCATTCTTTGAACCATCAAGGGCTCAAGATTTTCTCTTCATTTCTGGCACCAAG ATGCGGACGCTAGCAAAGAACAGGGAAAACCCACCGGATGGTTTTATGTGCCCTGGTGGCTGGAAAGTTTTGGTCGAATATTACGAGAGTTTGGCTCCAACAGAGAGTGACAGTCTCCCTCAACCCGTACCAGCTTGA